In the Juglans microcarpa x Juglans regia isolate MS1-56 chromosome 6D, Jm3101_v1.0, whole genome shotgun sequence genome, one interval contains:
- the LOC121234823 gene encoding serine/threonine protein phosphatase 2A 55 kDa regulatory subunit B beta isoform-like codes for MTLSSDSRTPLEWKFSQVFGERPHGEDVQDVDVISTIAFQKSGDYLAVGDRGGRVVIFERKDEKDTSNQHLSRDELEQLDFSFTHHPQFQYKTEFQSHEPEFDYLKSLEIEEKINNVRWCATQNGSLFVLSTNDKTIKLWKVKEHRVKKVKEMDPNPLLCSENALLAERSFMSEQDKPSVDNGHNVEWTEKMATNMLPSQGVYSKIANIEDTTRTRCRKVYAHAHDFNINSISNNSDGETFISADDLRINLWNLEISNQCFNIIDMKPSNMEDLTEVITSAEFHPIHCNLLAYSSSRGFIRLVDMRCSALCDQSARILQDEGSHGFKSFFTEIIASISDIKFSNDGRHILSRDYMNLKLWDVRMDSSPVATFKVHDHLHPKLGELYNNDSIFDKFDCCVSGDGIHFATGSYSNLFRIFSHGVGGAEGITIEASKSPNRKPLRGAAPRARRSSLSNLTRGFYRLGHENSSSGANEFSSNLSSKLLHLAWHPTTNLIACAAGNSLFMYHA; via the exons ATGACTTTGAGCTCCGACTCCCGCACTCCTCTGGAGTGGAAGTTCTCTCAGGTCTTCGGCGAACGACCTCACGGAGAGGACGTCCAAGACG TCGATGTCATATCCACGATAGCTTTCCAGAAGAGTGGTGATTACCTCGCTGTTGGAGATCGGGGTGGTCGTGTTGTAATTTTCGAAAGGAAGGATGAGAAAGAT ACCTCAAACCAGCACCTTTCTAGAGATGAGTTGGAGCAGTTGGATTTTAGTTTCACGCACCATCCTCAATTCCAATATAAGACCGAGTTCCAGAGTCATGAGCCTGAG TTTGATTACTTGAAGAGTTTGGAAATTGAAGAGAAAATCAACAATGTGAGATGGTGTGCAACTCAGAATGGATCACTATTTGTCCTTTCAACAAATGATAAGACAATTAAACTGTGGAAG GTCAAGGAACATAGAGTgaagaaagtaaaagaaatggACCCTAATCCACTTCTGTGTTCAGAGAATGCACTTTTGGCTGAAAGGAGTTTCATGAGTGAACAAGACAAACCATCTGTTGATAATGGGCATAATGTGGAATGGACTGAAAAGATGGCGACAAACATGTTGCCATCTCAAGGAGTGTATTCCAAG ATTGCTAATATTGAAGACACTACTCGTACAAGATGTCGAAAGGTGTATGCCCATGCTCATGATTTTAACATCAACTCCATCTCCAATAATAG TGATGGCGAGACATTTATTTCCGCAGATGACCTTAGAATAAACTTGTGGAACCTTGAGATTAGTAATCAGTGTTTCAATATCATTGACATGAAGCCCTCAAACATGGAGGATCTTACTG AGGTCATAACATCAGCTGAATTCCATCCAATTCACTGCAATCTGCTTGCATACAGTAGCTCTAGAGGTTTTATACGCCTGGTTGACATGCGGTGTTCAGCCTTATGTGACCAGAGTGCAAGAAT ATTACAAGATGAAGGGTCCCATGggtttaaatcattttttacagAGATCATTGCGTCCATCTCTGATATAAAGTTTTCAAATGATGGGCGACACATCTTAAGTCGTGATTACATGAATCTAAAG CTGTGGGACGTGCGAATGGATTCATCACCAGTTGCAACATTCAAGGTTCATGATCACTTGCATCCCAAG CTAGGCGAGTTGTATAATAACGACTccatatttgataaatttgACTGTTGTGTCAGTGGAGATGGAATTCATTTTGCAACTGGATCTTATAG CAATCTTTTTCGCATTTTCTCCCATGGTGTTGGAGGTGCAGAAGGGATCACTATAGAAGCTAGCAAAAGCCCAAACAG GAAGCCACTTCGTGGTGCTGCTCCAAGGGCTAGAAGGTCATCTTTAAGCAACCTGACACGTGGATTTTATCGCCTTG GGCATGAAAACTCAAGCTCGGGTGCTAATGAATTTTCTTCTAACTTAAGTTCCAAGCTGCTACATTTGGCTTGGCATCCAACGACAAACTTAATTGCTTGTGCCGCTGGCAATAGCTTGTTCATGTACCATGCATAG